The following coding sequences lie in one Catharus ustulatus isolate bCatUst1 chromosome 5, bCatUst1.pri.v2, whole genome shotgun sequence genomic window:
- the LOC116996406 gene encoding acrosin-like isoform X2 → MLLLFLLVLLATCRPAQAMWNTCDGSCGIRPLASDYERGMTRVVGGKNAEGGAWPWLVSIQDPAVSGTGHLCGGSLISVQWVLTAAHCFVESRNISAMRLLIGATQLTEPGPGAEVRMIKRLLIHREYSSADQSNDIALLELNEPVQCSPYIQTVCVPNRTLNVAQLDNCYVAGWGATTARSQTPSDVLQEAKVHLIHVQICNSSEWYGGDIHTHNLCAGYPEGGIDTCQGDSGGPLMCQDNNADFFWVVGVTSWGRGCARAKRPGVYTSVQHFYEWILLQMKLLEKVEPSRATASQRWGHLPAIWPTLQPLPTLFPTLNPWPRPPLTLRPLPTAFPPIQRPLPTAFPTIQRPLPTAFPTQRPLPTVYTTQRPLPTAYTTQRPLPTAYTTQRPWTTAYPTQKPLPTAFTTQRPWTTAYPTQQPIPTQKPTSMPTPVQETNNCPYPFKKLMEFFTKLQELLKNIPGVTV, encoded by the exons atgctgctgctcttcctcctcgTCCTGCTGGCCACCTGCAGGCCTGCGCAGGCCATGTGGAACACCTGCGA tgggagctgtgggatccGGCCCTTGGCTTCTGATTATGAGCGAGGCATGACACGCGTCGTGGGTGGCAAAAATGCCGAGGGAGGCGCCTGGCCCTGGCTTGTCAGCATCCAAGATCCCGCGGTTTCAGGCACGGGGCATCTATGTGGAGGGTCCCTCATCAGCGTACAGTGGGTCCTTACAGCAGCCCACTGCTTTGTTGAGTCCAG GAACATCAGCGCCATGCGCCTGCTGATTGGGGCAACCCAGCTGACCGAGCCAGGCCCTGGCGCTGAGGTGCGCATGATTAAGCGGCTGCTGATTCACCGGGAATACAGTTCTGCCGACCAGAGCAATGACATCGCGCTGCTGGAACTGAACGAGCCTGTCCAGTGCAGCCCCTACATCCAGACGGTCTGTGTGCCCAACCGCACGCTGAACGTGGCACAGCTGGACAATTGCTATGTTGCTGGCTGGGGTGCCACCACTGCAAGAT CTCAAACACCAAGTGATGTCCTGCAGGAGGCCAAGGTCCACCTTATCCACGTCCAGATCTGCAACAGCAGCGAGTGGTACGGTGGGGACATCCACACCCACAACTTGTGTGCTGGCTACCCGGAGGGTGGCATTGACACCTGCCAG GGTGACAGCGGGGGTCCACTCATGTGCCAGGACAACAACGCTGACTTCTTCTGGGTCGTTGGTGTGACTAGCTGGGGAAGAGGCTGTGCCAGAGCAAAACGTCCTGGAGTATACACTTCTGTTCAGCACTTCTATGAGTGGATTCTGCTCCAGATGAAACTGCTTGAAAAAGTAGAGCCTTCTCGGGCAACCGCCTCACAAAGGTGGGGTCATCTGCCTGCCATATGGCCTACTCTTCAGCCATTGCCAACATTATTCCCCACTCTTAATCCATGGCCAAGACCGCCTCTCACTCTCAGACCATTGCCAACAGCATTCCCCCCCATTCAGAGGCCTTTGCCAACAGCATTCCCCACCATTCAGAGGCCATTGCCAACAGCATTCCCCACTCAGAGGCCATTGCCGACAGTGTATACCACTCAGAGGCCATTGCCGACAGCGTATACCACTCAGAGGCCATTGCCGACAGCGTATACCACCCAGAGGCCATGGACAACAGCATACCCCACTCAGAAGCCATTGCCGACAGCGTTTACCACTCAGAGGCCATGGACAACAGCATACCCCACTCAACAACCAATCCCCACTCAAAAGCCAACTTCGATGCCAACACCAGTGCAAGAGACTAACAACTGCCCATATCCATTCAAGAAGCTGATGGAATTCTTCACtaagctccaggagctcctgaagAACATACCGGGAGTTACAGTTTGA
- the LOC116996406 gene encoding acrosin-like isoform X1, giving the protein MTRVVGGKNAEGGAWPWLVSIQDPAVSGTGHLCGGSLISVQWVLTAAHCFVESRNISAMRLLIGATQLTEPGPGAEVRMIKRLLIHREYSSADQSNDIALLELNEPVQCSPYIQTVCVPNRTLNVAQLDNCYVAGWGATTARSQTPSDVLQEAKVHLIHVQICNSSEWYGGDIHTHNLCAGYPEGGIDTCQGDSGGPLMCQDNNADFFWVVGVTSWGRGCARAKRPGVYTSVQHFYEWILLQMKLLEKVEPSRATASQRWGHLPAIWPTLQPLPTLFPTLNPWPRPPLTLRPLPTAFPPIQRPLPTAFPTIQRPLPTAFPTQRPLPTVYTTQRPLPTAYTTQRPLPTAYTTQRPWTTAYPTQKPLPTAFTTQRPWTTAYPTQQPIPTQKPTSMPTPVQETNNCPYPFKKLMEFFTKLQELLKNIPGVTV; this is encoded by the exons ATGACACGCGTCGTGGGTGGCAAAAATGCCGAGGGAGGCGCCTGGCCCTGGCTTGTCAGCATCCAAGATCCCGCGGTTTCAGGCACGGGGCATCTATGTGGAGGGTCCCTCATCAGCGTACAGTGGGTCCTTACAGCAGCCCACTGCTTTGTTGAGTCCAG GAACATCAGCGCCATGCGCCTGCTGATTGGGGCAACCCAGCTGACCGAGCCAGGCCCTGGCGCTGAGGTGCGCATGATTAAGCGGCTGCTGATTCACCGGGAATACAGTTCTGCCGACCAGAGCAATGACATCGCGCTGCTGGAACTGAACGAGCCTGTCCAGTGCAGCCCCTACATCCAGACGGTCTGTGTGCCCAACCGCACGCTGAACGTGGCACAGCTGGACAATTGCTATGTTGCTGGCTGGGGTGCCACCACTGCAAGAT CTCAAACACCAAGTGATGTCCTGCAGGAGGCCAAGGTCCACCTTATCCACGTCCAGATCTGCAACAGCAGCGAGTGGTACGGTGGGGACATCCACACCCACAACTTGTGTGCTGGCTACCCGGAGGGTGGCATTGACACCTGCCAG GGTGACAGCGGGGGTCCACTCATGTGCCAGGACAACAACGCTGACTTCTTCTGGGTCGTTGGTGTGACTAGCTGGGGAAGAGGCTGTGCCAGAGCAAAACGTCCTGGAGTATACACTTCTGTTCAGCACTTCTATGAGTGGATTCTGCTCCAGATGAAACTGCTTGAAAAAGTAGAGCCTTCTCGGGCAACCGCCTCACAAAGGTGGGGTCATCTGCCTGCCATATGGCCTACTCTTCAGCCATTGCCAACATTATTCCCCACTCTTAATCCATGGCCAAGACCGCCTCTCACTCTCAGACCATTGCCAACAGCATTCCCCCCCATTCAGAGGCCTTTGCCAACAGCATTCCCCACCATTCAGAGGCCATTGCCAACAGCATTCCCCACTCAGAGGCCATTGCCGACAGTGTATACCACTCAGAGGCCATTGCCGACAGCGTATACCACTCAGAGGCCATTGCCGACAGCGTATACCACCCAGAGGCCATGGACAACAGCATACCCCACTCAGAAGCCATTGCCGACAGCGTTTACCACTCAGAGGCCATGGACAACAGCATACCCCACTCAACAACCAATCCCCACTCAAAAGCCAACTTCGATGCCAACACCAGTGCAAGAGACTAACAACTGCCCATATCCATTCAAGAAGCTGATGGAATTCTTCACtaagctccaggagctcctgaagAACATACCGGGAGTTACAGTTTGA